TGCTCTCAGTTATGAACATACCTTCAGGCGATCCCTCTGCTCAGAGTATTTGAAAAGGATAGCTTCTCCGGTTGCACTAGCTTCCTCTAACATCCGTGATGAATTTCGAACCGAGTTCATAGCTTGTGCCTCATCGtcaaaaattcttaaaatgtGAGCAGAGTCGCCACTctacaaaaaccaaaaccaaagaCCATTCAAAATGAAGGTTAAAAAAGAGGTTCAGCTAACCAGAAGCCACAGGTAGCTAAAAATAGGTACTTACAGCTCTTCCAAGCAATTCTGCCCTCTCCTTTGCTTCCGTCATCCGCTTCTGGTTTCTAAGAAAATACTTGTCCAAACTTTGTTTCATAGAATCAGCCTCCTCTGCAACTTGTTCCACCTTTCTGCAGGACAATTCCAAGTTGTAACACATCAAGGTTAGGCATTGTCAAAATGGACATAAGCCTTATAAGTTCAtgcataattataataaaatccCAATCCCATACTGTAACCCgaacaaaattcaattcagGATCTAAGAGACCAccccatttcatttttctcttctctttgaTGGAAGAAACAATGATTCAACTCCAAGgaaacaaaaagccacaacAGACAAACAGGAGAACATAACATCCACCacatttgaataaattaacaaaacaagTAATTCAGAGAGAATAAggaaatcttaaaaaaaaaaaaaaaaaaaaaaaaaaaaacccaaaaaccaaatcaaaacaaataccatctaattcaaaattcagCCCAAAAAAGATGAACATGGAAACAGTACAATTACAAATTGAATGAAAGAAGAACCTTTTCCACAAATCACGTTGAGACTTGGCCGCAATAGACCGCCATAACCTATCCATCTCAACACATAGAGACTGGATCTGAGTAATATCCTTCTTGATCGAGAAGGAAAGCTCGGGAGAATCCATACCGCTAGCCGCCGAGTATTCAAGACGCTCAAGCTTCTCAAGCCCATCTCTGGTCCTCAAAAGCAGCCTCTTCGCACTTTGGTATATCTCCGAAAGGGTACCTCCTCCACCTCCTTCTAAAGCCGACATCGGAATCAGAATCGCAATTAGAGACTTGGGTTTTCGTCAAATATGAAATccgagatgaagaagaaacgaaATGGCAGATGGTTAAGAGGGAAATGATGACAAAAGGAGAGGAATTTGGTAGATTGTTGTAAGgcaaatgagagaaaaattgaa
This is a stretch of genomic DNA from Cucumis sativus cultivar 9930 chromosome 4, Cucumber_9930_V3, whole genome shotgun sequence. It encodes these proteins:
- the LOC101220150 gene encoding membrin-11, whose product is MSALEGGGGGTLSEIYQSAKRLLLRTRDGLEKLERLEYSAASGMDSPELSFSIKKDITQIQSLCVEMDRLWRSIAAKSQRDLWKRKVEQVAEEADSMKQSLDKYFLRNQKRMTEAKERAELLGRASGDSAHILRIFDDEAQAMNSVRNSSRMLEEASATGEAILFKYSEQRDRLKRAQRKALDVLNTVGLSNSVLKLIERRHRVDNWIKYAGMILTIVVVFFFVRWVR